The following are encoded in a window of Streptomyces sp. 11x1 genomic DNA:
- a CDS encoding TIGR02678 family protein produces MSGPLADVLDGQRQADLQKAARALLKEPLLTADGPYADEFRLVRRHTAELREWFERNVGWTLRTDADAARLRKTPGTLTDSTHPAREAARSALPFTRRRYVLLCLALAALERGESQVALGRLAEQVVLAAADPELVAAGITFTLERRDERLDLAAVVRVLLRLGVLRRVAGDEDAYVSGSGDVLYDVRRRVLAGVPASLRGPSMVEAEGFEERLVEMTAWTALDSDELRFRAVRWKLTRILLDDPVLYYDDLTDDELAYLTRQRGFITARINELTGLVPEVRAEGIAMVDPLDDLTDVRMPEQGTHGHITLLLAGYLARAGRAVEPAELAARVRELAVEHGGFWAKSAREPGAEPELVEQALTKLVALGLAERTEKGVVPRPALARYAVGEPVVREPGGARRPPATTAQQVQPVQDER; encoded by the coding sequence ATGAGTGGCCCCCTCGCCGATGTCCTCGACGGCCAGCGGCAGGCCGACCTTCAGAAGGCCGCACGAGCTCTGCTGAAGGAGCCGCTGCTCACCGCCGACGGGCCGTACGCCGACGAGTTCCGGCTGGTGCGTCGGCACACCGCCGAGCTGCGGGAATGGTTCGAACGCAACGTCGGCTGGACACTGCGCACGGACGCCGACGCCGCACGGCTGCGCAAGACGCCGGGCACCCTCACCGACTCCACGCACCCGGCGCGCGAGGCCGCCCGCAGTGCCCTGCCCTTCACCCGCCGCCGCTACGTCCTGCTCTGCCTGGCCCTGGCCGCGCTGGAACGGGGCGAGTCACAGGTGGCGCTCGGACGCCTCGCCGAGCAGGTCGTCCTGGCCGCCGCCGATCCCGAACTCGTCGCCGCCGGGATCACGTTCACGCTGGAGCGGCGTGACGAGCGCCTCGACCTCGCGGCCGTCGTCCGCGTGCTGCTGCGGCTCGGGGTACTGCGGCGGGTGGCCGGCGACGAGGACGCCTACGTCAGCGGATCGGGCGACGTGCTGTACGACGTGCGGCGGCGCGTGCTGGCCGGAGTGCCGGCGTCCCTGCGGGGTCCGTCCATGGTCGAGGCGGAGGGCTTCGAGGAGCGCCTGGTGGAGATGACCGCCTGGACCGCCCTGGACAGCGACGAGCTCAGGTTCCGGGCGGTCCGCTGGAAGCTCACCCGCATCCTCCTCGACGACCCGGTGCTGTACTACGACGACCTGACCGACGACGAACTGGCCTACCTCACCCGGCAGCGCGGCTTCATCACCGCCCGCATCAACGAGCTGACGGGACTCGTCCCGGAGGTCCGGGCCGAGGGCATCGCCATGGTCGACCCACTGGACGATCTCACGGACGTGCGCATGCCGGAACAGGGCACCCACGGGCACATCACGCTGTTGCTGGCGGGGTACCTGGCACGGGCGGGCCGGGCGGTGGAACCGGCGGAGCTGGCGGCCCGGGTACGGGAACTGGCCGTGGAACACGGAGGGTTCTGGGCCAAGTCGGCGAGGGAACCGGGAGCCGAGCCCGAACTCGTCGAGCAGGCCCTCACCAAGCTGGTCGCGCTGGGACTGGCCGAGCGCACCGAAAAGGGCGTCGTACCGCGGCCGGCCCTCGCCCGGTACGCGGTCGGCGAGCCCGTCGTCAGGGAGCCCGGAGGGGCTCGACGGCCCCCCGCCACGACCGCGCAGCAAGTGCAGCCCGTGCAGGACGAAAGGTGA
- a CDS encoding TIGR02677 family protein: MTPSDYSPFAHLTAPNALLYRQVMRAFLVAKERFAVHLRPEDVYAVLDAGSRPAELEAVTQALDKLVEWGNLRADPDHARVTAVEDFYRRRFIYQLTRAGEAAEAALGTYDEVLGRRGELQAVALHDIVTQLRALLVIAAEDEPDPAKTYIALSVLTARFTDLADNARAFMGSLQRTIDLHDIEVEAFLAYKDRLIQYLERFIQDLITLGGRIALLIGELEEQEGVGPLLRSAAAREAADAAPEEAEQAEAVAYQRWAARWSGLAEWFVSGEGRESQARLLRGRALGSIPQLLAVVRQLNERRAGRSDRSADFRTLARWFAQAPDDEARHRLWRVAFGLHSSRHLTVDAETLVERTASPEPASTPWTEARPLRVSPQLRRTGSYERRGKPRKVADRSEARRRLAEVAARQSAETRRARDRLVTGGPVRLSRLGELDPLAFQLFLRLLGDALATWRPGTTTTAATSGDGSMEIRLTALDDGSTAEVHTPDGVFSGPDHLIDIVDLTVGHGHAAAPASTSVPFPVPRRDTVPQLAEDR, from the coding sequence ATGACCCCCAGCGACTACAGCCCCTTCGCCCACCTCACAGCCCCCAACGCCCTCCTCTACCGCCAGGTCATGCGGGCCTTCCTCGTCGCCAAGGAGCGGTTCGCGGTGCATCTGCGGCCGGAGGACGTGTACGCGGTGCTGGACGCGGGGAGCCGGCCCGCCGAGCTCGAAGCAGTGACGCAGGCGCTGGACAAGCTCGTGGAGTGGGGCAACCTGCGGGCCGACCCGGACCACGCGCGGGTGACGGCGGTCGAGGACTTCTACCGCAGGCGGTTCATCTACCAGCTCACCCGGGCCGGCGAGGCGGCCGAGGCGGCGCTGGGGACGTACGACGAGGTGCTGGGGCGGCGCGGGGAACTCCAGGCGGTCGCGCTGCACGACATCGTCACGCAGCTACGGGCACTGCTGGTGATCGCCGCGGAGGACGAGCCGGACCCGGCCAAGACGTACATCGCCCTGTCCGTGCTGACGGCGCGGTTCACCGATCTCGCCGACAACGCCCGTGCCTTCATGGGCTCACTGCAGCGCACCATCGACCTGCACGACATCGAGGTCGAGGCGTTCCTCGCCTACAAGGACCGGCTGATCCAGTACCTGGAGCGCTTCATCCAGGACCTCATCACCCTCGGCGGGCGGATCGCCCTGCTGATCGGGGAACTGGAGGAGCAGGAGGGCGTCGGCCCGCTGCTGCGGAGCGCCGCCGCCCGCGAGGCCGCCGACGCCGCTCCCGAGGAAGCCGAGCAGGCCGAGGCGGTCGCATACCAGCGGTGGGCCGCACGGTGGTCCGGGCTCGCCGAGTGGTTCGTGTCGGGGGAGGGACGGGAGTCGCAGGCCAGGCTGCTGCGCGGACGGGCGCTGGGCTCGATCCCGCAGCTTCTGGCCGTCGTACGGCAGCTCAACGAGCGGCGGGCCGGACGCTCGGACCGATCGGCCGACTTCCGTACCCTGGCCCGCTGGTTCGCCCAGGCCCCGGACGACGAGGCACGGCACCGGCTGTGGCGCGTGGCGTTCGGACTGCACTCCTCCCGGCACCTCACCGTCGACGCCGAGACCCTCGTCGAGCGGACGGCCTCCCCGGAGCCGGCCTCCACCCCGTGGACCGAGGCGCGACCGCTGCGGGTCAGCCCCCAGCTGCGCCGCACGGGTAGTTACGAGCGGCGTGGCAAGCCGCGCAAGGTGGCCGACCGGAGCGAGGCCAGGCGCCGGCTCGCCGAAGTCGCCGCCCGGCAGTCGGCGGAGACCAGACGGGCCAGGGACCGGCTCGTGACGGGCGGACCGGTGCGGCTGTCCCGGCTCGGCGAACTCGACCCGCTCGCCTTCCAGTTGTTCCTGCGGCTGCTCGGCGACGCGCTCGCCACCTGGCGGCCGGGCACGACGACCACCGCGGCCACCAGCGGGGACGGATCGATGGAGATCAGGTTGACTGCCCTCGACGACGGATCGACGGCCGAAGTGCACACGCCCGACGGTGTGTTCAGCGGCCCCGACCACCTGATCGACATCGTCGACCTCACGGTCGGGCACGGTCATGCTGCCGCGCCGGCATCGACGTCCGTTCCCTTCCCGGTCCCCCGACGGGACACCGTTCCCCAGCTCGCGGAGGACCGATGA